DNA sequence from the Chiloscyllium punctatum isolate Juve2018m chromosome 47, sChiPun1.3, whole genome shotgun sequence genome:
GGGTTTTCTGCCATCCAGGATCGGACAGACAGGGAATTTGGGGAATTCTGCCCATTCCTACCACATCTTTAACATTTGTGATAACCCAGAGAACAGCAGGGTCTTCATTCCCAGGGTGTATACCCAGGTGAGCTATTACACATTCAGTCACACTTTCCCACTCCAGTTGTGTGTCTTGTGGAACTTTATTGAGAGAATATCCCGTAACAGACGGTAAATACAGGAACGAGTGTAGCCTCACATTGGGAATTATTCTGGGAATCACAACAAGTGGGAAGCGGGAGGGGGGTGTGGAAATCTCGATAGGATCAATTTGATGTTATCCTCTCAGGATTTGGGAGATGGGGGTGTAATCTCCTTTGGATACACAGCATCAGGATTTGGATTCCTGTTGGGAGACGGCCTGGGAGATGATGCGATCCCAGGGAAAACATCAGGGTTTgggaaaatgggactggatcaagTTTCAGTTTTGGGTCATGGTTCAGAGGGTGGTCTGGGATGTTGTCTGTTCAGACACCGTCTGTGTTCAGAGATTCCTCATCTTCATTCCTGGTGAATCCACACAACAATTCAGCATTTAGCATCTGGATCCTGGAAAAAAATCAGAGAAATCAGGGTACAGAAAGCTTTACTCCAAcccagtgctgtccatatcttgtcagtgtttgatgggggacagtgtagagagagctttactctgtacctaaccccgtgctgtccctgtcctgagagtgtttaatggggacagtgtagagagagctttactctgtatctaccgCATTGCCGTGCAATGCTTTATTTTAAATGCTGGGCCctgatgggggggaaggagacatgtGCCCCAGGTCTCCCCTGCCTGTCTGCAGTGTGGTCTGCCTCACAGGGATGTAGTTAGAGCTAAAGCTCTATAATAAAGAGCAGGTTGTTTCAATGAAGTACATCCACTAATTGCTGTCCCTGACCGTGAGGAGATTTGCAAATGTTTTGCAGCCAATGGGgctccagagagtggtgacatcATCGTATGAATTGTGTGTGAAGATGCTGATCATGTGATGAGACTGTGACATCACCAAAACGTATCACACACAATGTTCATCTCCAAtaaggggagtgttgctgaacaaagagactgagggggtaCAGGGTCATAGATCACTGAAactggaatcacaggtagataggatagtgaaggtggcattttaCATACTTTCCTATATTGATCAGTGCACTGGCTATAGGGGTTGGGAAGTCACGTTgtacctgtacaggacattgcttaggccacttttggaatattgtgtgcaattctggtctccctgctttggagggatgttgtgaaacttgaaagagttcagaaatgatttccaaggatgttgccagggttgaagggtttgagctacagggagagactttggctgttttccctgacgcgttggaggctgaatggtgacctgTTAAAGGTTTCTAAATTGATGAGGGGcttgaatagggtaaatagacaaggtattttgcctggggtgagggagttcaGAACTGGAGGTCAAAGTTGaagagggaaagatatataaaggacctgagggacagtcttttcatgcaaagggtggtacatgtgtggaatgagctgctggaggaagttgtggaagctggtacaattacaacatttagaaggcatctgggtTGGGATATGATTGGGACgtttttagagggatatgggccaagtctagcaaatgggacttgattagtgtaggatatctggtcggcatgacgagttagactgaagagtcTGGTTACTTTCTGTACACCTCCATTGCTCTAGAGCTCACTTCTTGATGTCTATGTCACAAAATGGAACCGCTTCAATTCTCCACTTCCTGCActgttcaattcccactgcccaCCCCCGAATCCCCACCTCCATAACTTACAAATCACGTTGAGAGTGATTTCAGTCATATCAAAGTGAATCCCGTCCTGGGGCCAGACCATGCATTCGTAAATCCCACTGTCCGTCATCTCGACCACGTTGATACGGAGACCCCAGGGAAAGCTTTGGATCCTCTCTTGGTACGTCTCTGAAAAGAGTGGAGAGAGAACAAGAAGGAGGGATCCACTGTTAACGGTGGCAGGAGATCTCAAACAGGTCCAGCATTAGATTACCTTCCACTCCTGCAGAGAGTGATTGAGTTCATCATTGTCTCTGAACCTGTTCAATCCTTCAGCAGAGAGTTGCTGGGGAAGTGAAAGGCCATTATCCTTAAGAACGGAGACAGCAACAACTGAAGTCACAATGATGTGCTGTCACTATCGCTGCCAGGGTCGGGAAAGCAACAAGGTCTGTAACAGATACAGAGGATCGGTCTCACTGTAGATCACACAacatacagggacaactagccatttggatacaaactgGTTCCAAGGtaggagacaaagggtggtggtggagggttacctttgagacaggaggcctgtgaccaatggtgtgccacatccatcggtgctgggtccactgcttttcatcattggtataaatgatttggatatgaacataggaggtatggtcagtcagtttgcagatgacaccaacattggatgtgtcgtggacagcgaaaaaggtgaCCACAGATGACAAAGGGATCTTGAcccaatgggccaatgggctgagaaggggcaaatggagtttaatttagataaatgtgaggtgctgcattttggaaaagcaaatcagagcaggacgtatacacttaatggtaaggtccttgggagtgttgctgaataaagagaccttggcgtgcgggttcatagctccttgaaagtggagtcccaggtagataggatagtgaaggaggggtttggtctgctttcctttattggtcagagtattgagtaccggagttgggaggtcatgttgcagctggacaggacattagttagtccacttttggaacattgcgagcaattctggtctccttcctaacagaaaaagactgtgaaacttgaaagggttcagaaaaaatttacgaggatgttgccagggttggaggatctgagctacagggagaggctgaacaggctggggctgttttccctggagcgtcggaggctgaggggtgaccttatagaggtttataaaatcatgaagggtatggctggagtaaatagacaaggtgctCTCCCTGGCGTGGGGGGGAGtacataactagagggcataggtttcgagtGAGGGGGCAAGATTTAAACTGGACcaaaggggcatctttttcaagcagagggtaatgcacatatggaataagctgacAGAGGAAGGCTGGTACAaagccaacatttaaaaggcatctgcatgggtacatgaataggaaggatttagagagatatgagccaagtgctggaaaatgggacgagattaattttggATCTCTGGCCGGCCTGAGCTAgttggactcaagggtctgtttccgtcctgtacagctctatgactctatgttggacTTTGAAATCCCATGTTAACCTGTAACTAGGGCAACAAGGGATGTGATAAACACCAGCGATGTACCGTCCCACGAGTGAGTAAAAGAATGAAACTTGCTGAGCAATGAATAAATGAACAAGATGTGCTGAAGGACAGCCATTAGTTGGGATGGATTGTAGCCtttgagagaaagggggatgTTTTCTCTAGTCTCACAGATATACTCATGGTTATGGTCACTGATGGAATAAAGTTCCCGTACTCCATCACAGCTGAGGTCACCTGAAGCATGGCACTCTACTTAAAGAAACCGGTCACCCCAGACACTTATACACCTGAGCAATGTAATGTTTTAGAGGTTACAGGCAGCTGTGAAGCTGTATCTATGAAACCCATGCTCAGTTTGTTTTAAGGTTGCAAGTGACAATATAAATGGTGCCACATTTTGGAATATAACgtggttggcacagtggctcagtggttagcaccgatACCTCACggagccagggacctgggtcaTATTCCACCCTctggcacctgtctgtgtggagtttgcacattttccccatgtctgcgtgggtttccacagGGTGCACTGAATTTCTCCTGCAGTGCAAAAATGTGCAattttggtggattggccatgctaaattttcccatagtgtgcagggacgtgcaggttagggtggattggccagtgGGAAATTCTGGGGCCAGattagatgctgtctgacctgctgtgctttttcatcaccactctaatattgacactgatctccaggatctgcagtcctcattctcGCCCAGTGGGACAAACACAACGTGCCGAggaatgttcaggttagggtgaaCTGGCCAATGCTAAACAGCCCACAGTGCTcaggatgtgcatgttagggtgaattggccatgctaaattgacccatCGTGTTTaagatgtgttggttagggtggattgcacattctaaattacccattgcatccagggatgtgtaggttagggtggattggccatgctaaattaccacatagtgctcagggatgtgcaggttagggtggactggccatgctaaattacccattgcatccagggatgtgtaggttagggtggattggccgtgctaaattaccccatagtgttcagggatgtgtaggttagggtggtttggccatgctaaattacccatagtgttcagtgttgtgtaggttagggtggattggccatgctaaattaccccatagtgttcagggatgtgtaggttagggcggattggccatactaaattaccccatagtgttcagggatgtgtaggttagggtggattggccatgctaaattacccatagtgttcagggatgtgtaggttagggtggattagccatgctaaattaccccatagtgttcagggatgtgtaggttagggtggattagccatgctaaattaccccatagtgttcagggatgtgtaggttagggtggattggccatgctaaattacccatagtgttcagggatgtgtaggttagggtggattggccatgctaaattacccatagtgttcagggatgtgtaggttagggtggattggccatgctaaattaccccatagtgttcagggatgtgtaggttagggtggattggccatgctaaattaccccatagtgttcagggatgtgtaggttagggtggattggccatgctaaattaccccatagtgctcagggatgtgcaggttagggtggattgaccatgctaaattacccatagtgttcagggatgtgtaggttagggtggtttggccatgctaaattacccatagtactcagggatgtgtaggttagggtggattggccatgctaaattacccatactgttcagggatgtataggttagggtggattggccatgctaaattacccatagtattcagggatgtgtaggttcgggaggattggacatgctaaattactccatagtgttcagggatgtgtaggttaggatggattggccatgctaaattaccccatagtgttcagggatgtgcaggttagggtggattggccatgctaaattaccccatagtgttcagggatgtgtaggttagggtggattggccatgctaaattaccccatagtgttcagggatgtgtaggttaggatggattggccatgctaaattaccccatagtgttcagggatgtgcaggtttgggtggattggccatgctgaattaccccatagtgttcagggatgtgtaggttagggtggattggccatgctaaattacccatagtgcccagggatgtgcaggttcgggtggattgaccatgctaaattaccccatagtgttcagggatgtgcaggtttgggtggattggccatgctgaattaccccatagtattcagggatgtgtaggttagggtggattggccatgctaaattaccccatagtgttcagggatgtgtaggttagggtggattggacatgctaaattactccatagtgttcagggatgtgcaggttagggtggattgaccatgctgaattaccccacagtgctcagggatgtgcaggttagggtggattgaccatgctgaattaccccacagtgctcagggatgtgcaggttagggtggattgaccatggggaatgcagggataGGGATGCTTGGGATGCATTTTCGAGGttcagtgtggagttgttgggctgaatgacctgtttccacactgtagggattttatgttgTTGGAAACTCCCACAGGGCCCTTGGATGTTTTGAGAGAGGGAGAATatctcactctcttcctgttaAACAGCTCACTGTGGGTTCAGGGAGACCAACATGGAGGGGGTTATGGGAGCGGCATGTGGAAGGAACTCATGAAGGAGAAAGACCTACCAATGACCCGACCATTCAGGGACACCAGTCTTCTTGTACCATCCGGCTTTTGGACTACCCACGCAATAGAAGGATTAGGCCCAATGTCAGGTGATTGACGGCACAGAAGGTCAGCGgctggaggaaggagagagaggaattaaAATCACCCAAAGGCTCTCCAGAGATAATGCCGCACTGGCACCCAACACAACAGTAGGTGGTGGTGGGATGCCAGTGAGTCACAGGGAATCAATAAACCATCTCAGGCAACACATTCTCCCACAATCCCTCAGGGTGGGGGCCACAACAATTTAAGCGGGTGGTGACAAGATGTGATTAATAGGAAATTACAGCGATAGGAAGGGGattggggctggagggggttccagagataggtaggggaatgggcctggcggggtttacagagacagggagaggtgtaGGAGTTGAGgggttttacagagatagggagggggtgtaggggctggagggagttacagagagagggaggggtgtaggggcatggaggggggttacagagatagggagggggtgtagcggctggagggggtaacagagagagggaggggtgtaggggcatggaggggggttacagagatagggagaggtgtaggggctggagggggtaacagagagagggagggggtgtaggggctggagggggtaacagagagagggaggggtgtaggggctggagggagttacagagatagggagggggtgtaggagctggagggggttacagagatagggagggggtataggagctggagggggttacagagatagggagggagtgtaggggctggagggggtaacagagagagggaggggtgtaggggctggagggagttacagagatagggagggggtgtaggggctggagggggtaacagagagagggagggggtgtaagggctggagggggttacagagattgggagggggtgtaggggctggagggggttacagagagagggagggggtgtaggggctggagggggttacagagattgggaaggATATGGAGCTGAAGGAGTTATAGATAGGGAGGAATATGGTGCTCGAAGGGGTTCCAGAGATTGGGAGGAATATGGGGCTAAAggggtttacacagatagggaggtgtgtaGTGCATGGAGGGTGTTTCCAGCAATAGGGAGGGGTGTCAGagctggaggaggtcacagagatagggagggatgcagaggttgaggggttggcggaggttacagagatggggctGTGTGCTGTGATCCTCACAAATATGGCTCTCTACCAgcactccctctccatcccccccaccacCTGAACCCTGCAATAATTCTTACACCAATGTCTCACTTACGCGTTCTACGCCTTGTGGTGATGATGGGATTATCAGCGGTCACAGAGAAAGGTTCACTCGGAGGTGCTGTCAAGAAACAGAGGATTGATCTCAACAGAATGTAGCAGACACTTCaaccctgtactgtccctgtcctgggagtgagtgatggggacagtgtagagagagctttactctgtatctaaccccgtgctgtccctgtcctgggagtgagtGATGGGGactgtgtagagagagctttactctgtatctaaccccgtgctgtccctgtcctgggagtgagtGATGGGGactgtgtagagagagctttactctgtatctcaccccgtgctgtccctgtcctgggagtgtttgatggggggactgtgtagagagagctttactctgtatctaaccccgtgctgtccctgtcctgggagggagtgatggggactgtgtagagagagctttactctgtatctaaccacgTGATCttcttgtcctgggagtgtttgatgaggtcagtgtagagggagctttaatccgtatctaaccctgtgctgaccctgccctgggagtgtttgattggggacAGTGTATGGGTTAGCTTTAATCTGTATTTAACACCCttctgtccctgccctgggagacTGGACACTGTCGCAGAAGCTACCCTCTTTATTATTGCATTAATGAAGTGTTGTGCTCTGTTGAGAGGGTGAGAtgtccccgtctatctccctCCTGGCTGCAGTGACTAACTCTGACTAACCTGGTGCTTGGTCCGAACTGTACGATAAAGAGGATGTTGGTTGTACTCAGTGCCTGTCCCGGTGAGACTCTGTGGTAGTTCCTGACTGTGAGGGACCTCCACTGTACGATAAAGAGGATGTTGGTTGTACTCAGTGCCTGTCCCCGGTGAGACTCTGTGGTAGTTCCTGACTGTGAGGGACCTCCACTGTACGATAAAGAGGATGTTGGTTGTACTCAGTGCCTGTCCCGGTGAGACTCTGTGGTACTTCCTGACTGTGAGGGACCTCCACTGTACGATAAAGAGGATGTTGATTGTACTCAGTGCCTGTCCCCGGTGAGACTCTGTGGTAGTTCCTGACTGTGAGGGACCTCCACTGTACGATAAAGAGGATGTTGGTTGTACTCAGTGCCTGTCCCGGTGAGACTCTGTGGTATATCCTGACTGTGAGGGACCTCCACTGTACGATAAAGAGGATGTTGATTGTACTCAGTGCCTGTCCCGGTGAGACTCTGTGGTAGTTCCTGACTGTGAGGGACCTCCACTGTACGATAAAGAGGATGTTGGTTGTACTCAGTGCCTGTCCCAGTGAGACTCTGTGGTAGTTCCTGACTGTGAGGGACCTCCACTGTACGATAAAGAGGATGTTGATTGTACTCAGTGCCTGTCCCGGTGAGACTCTGTGGTAGTTCCTGACTGTGAGGGACCTCCACTGTACGATAAAGAGGATGTTGGTTGTACTCAGTGCCTGTCCCGGTGAGACTCTGTGGTAGTTCCCCACTACTCTTGGTCAGACAGACACCAGGGTATGTTCACATTGCAGGACCTGCTGACCCACAACCCCGTGTCTTACCCAAGGGTGACTTAAACCAAACTTAATTCAGCCCCACATCTGAAATTGTTGGGACGGAACTGGAAACATCCCCAATTCCACAGTGTCCCAAACTGTCCTGTGTCCGAGAGCTCCTCACCCTTAGAgcagcctgtccctctcccccgtcACATACCATTCACACGGAGCTGGATCGCAACCCGGTCAGTGCGTTTCCTATACTGGGAGGTCACCTCACACGTGTATGTCCCACTGTCATAAGGAAACACATTCCTTATGTGGAGACCATTTGGCACGACTTCAACCCGATTTTTAAAGGGCCCTGTGAGAGAGGAACAGTCATCACgtgtctgaaagagagagagagatggacagagagacaggaggggagagagggacgtgggtgcagagagagagacaggaggggagagagggagcgagagagagagagagaggcggagtcaaagagagatggggcaaagagagagagatgggtggggagaaagagagacaggaggggagaGACAAACTGGGAGAGAAAGACGGGGGGAgtcacaggagagagagagagagagagaggcattggagaaagagaaacaggaggggaaagaggtggggaagggcagagaaaaaagaacaaaagggaaagagggagggaggagggtatgaaagggagagagaaatagggagCCTGAGAATatggagggagtgagaaagagagatggtgagagacagagatgaagagagacGAATGGAATGCgaaagtgagagacagaaaggacAGCGAGAGGGAAAAAGTTGAGAGAAAGCCAAGAGGGAGCAaatgagagaagagagagacaagagGAGAGAATGAGGtgtcaggggtggggggggggggagtgggtgaggggagagagagagcagagagagagagagagagacagacagacagagagagtcacagagacgtacaacatggaagcagacccttcggtccaacccgtccatgccaaccaaatatcccaacccaatctagtcccacctgccagcacccggcccatatcccccccaaacccttcctattcatatacccatccagatgccttttaaatggagcaattgtaccagcctacactacttcctctggcagctcattccacacacataccatccTGTCCATTGCAAAAGTTGcctcttcggtctcttttatatctttcccctctcaccctaaacctatgccccactagttctggtctccctgattccagggaaaagactttgtctatttatcctgtccatgccccccatgattttgtatcctctataaggtcacccctcagcctccgacactccagggaaaacagccccagcctgttcagcctctccctgtcgctcaaaccctccaaccctggtaacatccttgtaaatcttttctgaacctttcaagtttcacaacatctttccgataggaaggagaccagaattgcacgcaatattccaacagtggcctaaccaatgtcctgtacagctgcaacatgacctcccaactcacgAACCCAGTACctcgaccaataaaagaaagcataccaaatgccttcttcactatcctatctaccaatgactcctctttcaaggaactatgaacctgcactcgaaggtctctttgttcagcaatactccctgggaccttactattaagtgtataagtcctgctaagatttgatttcccaaaatgcagcacctcacatttatctgaattaaactccatctgccacttctcagcccattgacccatctggatcagatcctgttgtaatctgaggtaaccctcttcgctgtccacttcacctccaattttggtgtcatctgcaaacttaataactgtacctcttatgctcacatccaaatcatttgtgtaaatgttgaaatgtagaggacccagcaccgatccttgtggcactccactggtcacaggcctccagtctgaaaaacaaccctccaccaccaccctctgtcttctacctttgagccagttctgtatccaaatggctagttctccctgtatccgtgagatctaaccttgctatccagtctcccatggggaaacttatcgaacaccttactgaagtccatatagatcacatctactgctctgccctcatcaatcctctttgttacttcttcaaaaaactcaatcaagtttgtgagacatgatctcccatgcacaaagccatggtgactatccctaatcagtccttgcctttccaaatacatgtacatcctgtccctccactgacatcaggctcactggtctctggagagagaaaagggaacgggGTGAGGGTAAAAGAAACTGAAGTAGGGAAAAAAAAACGaagggaggtacagagagagagagaaaacaagagagagtgaggtgtgagggactgagagaaagagagagagacatcaagggaaagagggagatggtgagacagggaggtagagagggagagagacaaagagtgtgagagagagaatgagagagtgagtgagagagaaagatatgACAAGGGGCACTGACAGACAGACGGAGAGCGAGTGCCCACAGACAGAGCTGAAGATAACAGCTTGCTCCATGGATTGTGAAAGGATTGTGACAGAGACAGACTCACATGCTGGAATGCTGTCCAAGGCCATTACATCCACAGAACCATCCGTTCGGATCAACTTCCAATCGATCTGAGGGATCAATCCATAGTCAGGCGAGTGCAGGCATGAAAGATCAGCAGCTGGATGGGGGAGGGAGTCAGGGGGGAGCAATAGAGATAAGGTCACATCTGCAGAAGTGCAGCTCATATTGATGTCCCGGTTGAGGGTGGCAccgtggttcagtggttagcactgctacctcttaGCGACAGGGATGCGGTTGGATcccatcctcaggtgactgtgtggagtttgcacattctccccgtgtctgcgtgggtttcctccaggtgctccggtttcctcccacagtccaaagatgtgcaggttagggtggattggccatgctaaattaccccatactgttcagggatgtgtaggttagggtggattggccatgctaaattaccccatagtgttcagggatgtgtaggttagggtggattggccatgctaaattaccccatagtgctcagggatgtgc
Encoded proteins:
- the LOC140468485 gene encoding junctional adhesion molecule A-like, whose product is MEEGHGDGVRGQVNKMANEKQAGFGDGEANGRKVTWAEEVRCLSAGKDMAVVRPCQNHSVFQLLVLLLLLQQAADLSCLHSPDYGLIPQIDWKLIRTDGSVDVMALDSIPAWPFKNRVEVVPNGLHIRNVFPYDSGTYTCEVTSQYRKRTDRVAIQLRVNAPPSEPFSVTADNPIITTRRRTPADLLCRQSPDIGPNPSIAWVVQKPDGTRRLVSLNGRVIETYQERIQSFPWGLRINVVEMTDSGIYECMVWPQDGIHFDMTEITLNVI